The following coding sequences are from one Diabrotica virgifera virgifera chromosome 2, PGI_DIABVI_V3a window:
- the LOC126880809 gene encoding GATA zinc finger domain-containing protein 15-like produces the protein MPITNADISSLCATLPEFTAGQNLSTFIKSVDNLLIFLQQQNTTAPQEFIINAHILSRIKGEPRDYLNYSNKTNWTDVRPALLTKYGDRRSEEILVTQLTTTVQKASESYDDYHHRIIDNLNDLLQHISLHNTPENLNFKTPYFRKLALKTFCTGLNNPYCEHLSHFQLDSLDEALQKCIALDNHKNQVSYMNFLKSQQKTEKPKTNNSFPTAFKSNFNARAPSNNQFRPYAQNISNFSNQRNQFIPQNPNFHNNNSRPAFTSNNSNNYRNNFANNRTPYRSPMLRHQQINTPTPMSGVQSINTETRPMTISTQNFNVDTDYYNEPHTQHNNVDEEFTDNSVSDESSEYVEQNFHDLALDEHPPPL, from the exons ATGCCCATTACCAATGCCGACATTTCTAGCCTCTGTGCTACGCTTCCAGAATTTACTGCTGGACAAAATCTTTCTACTTTTATTAAATCCGTAGAtaatctattaatatttttgcaacAACAGAATACTACTGCACCGCAAGAATTTATTATTAACGCTCACATTTTATCACGTATTAAAGGTGAACCACGAGATTATCTAAATTACTCCAATAAAACTAACTGGACAGATGTACGTCCAGCTTTACTTACGAAATACGGCGACAGGAGATCTGAAGAGATCCTTGTTACCCAATTAACAACAACGGTACAAAAAGCTTCTGAAAGTTATGACGACTATCACCATAGAATCATAGATAATTTAAACGATTTATTACAGCATATATCGCTACATAATACTccagaaaatttaaattttaaaacccCTTACTTTAGAAAATTAGCACTAAAAACCTTTTGTACTGGTCTTAACAATCCTTACTGCGAACACCTGTCGCACTTTCAGTTAGATTCGTTAGACGAGGCCCTACAAAAATGTATAGCTTTAGACAATCATAAAAATCAAGTATCTTATATGAATTTCTTAAAATCCCAACAAAAAACggaaaaaccaaaaacaaataatTCTTTTCCAACCGCGttcaaatcaaattttaacgctAGAGCCCCAAGTAATAATCAATTTAGACCTTATGCACAAAATATTTCTAATTTTAGTAACCAAAGAAATCAATTTATTCCacaaaatccaaattttcataat AATAATTCAAGACCTGCTTTTACTTCGAATAATTCTAATAATTataggaataatttcgctaatAATAGAACCCCTTATAGAAGCCCTATGCTAAGACACCAACAAATTAATACCCCTACGCCTATGAGTGGTGTGCAATCTATAAATACGGAAACGAGACCTATGACAATTTcaacacaaaattttaatgtaGACACAGATTATTATAACGAGCCGCATACACAACATAATAATGTAGACGAAGAATTTACAGACAATTCAGTGTCTGATGAATCTTCAGAATACGTCGAGCAAAATTTTCACGACCTCGCATTAGACGAACACCCCCCTCCTCTGTAG